Within Sardina pilchardus chromosome 21, fSarPil1.1, whole genome shotgun sequence, the genomic segment GTATAGATTTCCAGCGAATGACGCAAAGAGAAGACTGTGGACTCGCGCGCTGAGGTAAGATTTCTACTTAGTGTTTCCCCAAGCTAGACAGTGCGCCTTAATCTGGTCACAGACGAAAAAGGTGTGTCAATCTTCGAACACTACTCAACTCATTAAGGACCTTGAGGAAGCAATGAATCGAGATGTAATCGAATGCCAGTGGCAGAATGAGCCGCACTTGTGAACGCTCGCTCAAGCCTGCGGCTGTCATCAAGCCAAAGTTAACTTCAttgtggtagcctactttgaCATCTTACCATCTGATCACAGTGGTCagtccccacccctcccccgtgTGCGGCTGTCAACACAAACGGCTCAAGTCCACGTAGGCTACAACTTTATCAAGCAGAGCCTATACAGAAGCCCTGAGTTTGCGTATATCAAACCCATCCATTTTGTAACTGTGAACCTGTTGTTAGCGTGGGGCTCCTGCTTACTGTTTGCCATTGTCTTTATACTGTGAAGTGCTATCAGTAGCcttctgtttgttgttgttgttgttgttgttgttgttgtttttaaaggtgttatactgtaggctatagtagTTAGGCTTAGGCTGCATTTTTACCGAAATCCCCCACCCCATTATCCTCACCCCACCCCTTAAGATAACATCTAAGATGACATATGATAAGATGTAAGTTGAAGTTTGTcaacaaaaaagctgccatttttgtgtataaggagatccgggacaGCTAGCCTTCCTTGCAATGCATCCTATGGGGAATTAATGTAGGGGTTTTGAATAATCACTCACCCCTGTTACATTATCACGGGGACGAAGACCTATGAGTGGCTTCTGTGATCTTTGGCacactttgtcacacacacacacacacacacacacacacacacacacacacacacacacacacacacacacacactcacactatctctctctcttggcattTTTATTGCATGCATGTGATGTATTTGCAATGCACTTTATTAAAACATGATATTTTCTTCCAACAGACGTGCCGATCGGAAACCTAACAATAACTCCCGTGTCTGCAGTTGCCATTTCCCCAAAGGGAAGGACCACCCGCCGGTTTTGTTTCCAGACGGTCTACCCAAGGTACACCCCAAACTAGATCACACTTTGAATAGTCTGTAATCAGGCTCTTTCAGTAGTCAAACACACAGGGTGATATGGTAATCAGGCTCTTTTGAATAGTCTAATTCCAACACACGGGTGATGTGGTAATCAGAATTTCTCCTTTAGTTGTCTTAattacctccgtcaaggaggttATGGTTCCATCAGGGTTTGAttgtctgcttgtttgtttgtagtaTATAGTCCTTTTTTGATATAGTATAGTCCTTACCGTGAGGGGAAAttagttctctgcatttaacccaatttaaccaaattagtgaatacacacagcacacagtgaacacacagtgaggtgaattacacactaacccagagcagtgagctgcctgcccaaccagcggcgctcaggatgaggtgccttgctcaagggcacttcagccctGGACTGGTCAGtaatcgaaccggcaacccgccgattacaagcctgaagccttgaccagtaggccacggctgcccctcccctgtttgtgtgttagcaagatagctcaaaaagttatggatggatttcgatgacatttttaggaaaggtctgaaatgacccaaggagcatacgattacattttgggagtgatctgtatcaccgtctggatccagaagGCGGTTATATTTTttcttggtggaggtctgcgatGTTCAGTGGATTATGTTACAAGTTTTGTCTGCTAGCACTAACCACCAATAGAATACAATATAATGCAATACAGTGTATCTCTATGTAAATTGTGGTTGATATGTTATATGCATCTAAAGCATATTATTAACGCGTTGAATTTCGACTCTATAATGACATCTTCAGTTCTTAACATGTAAGCCAGCTAGTCTGATCATGATTCTAAATGTATGGTAATTTTTAACATTTTATAGAATTATACCATGGCTAGATGTGCAGCAACTGGATGCACCAATCAGTCCAATGAAGTACTTAAGATGTACAGCTTCCCAACGGAAACAGACCGAAGAGCCAAATGGTTGGAAATGGTCAGCAGGAAAGACCTGGACTTCAGGGACAAGCTGTGTCAAGTAAGTTGTGTTTATACAGGCGGGTTACTCGTCATTCAtttgtcttgaatttcccctttgggatcaataaagtatctgtctatctgtctatctgtctatctataggCGTTATACGTCTACATGTAGAAAACATTTCAATTACATTTCAGCTGACTATTATGGGGTATGTGTGGTAACTGAACTTGACCATTGTGAGGTATGTGTGGTAACTGAACTTACACGTCTCCTCGCAGGCACACTTTGAAGAGGACCAGTTCGTTGGAGCAAAAAGGGGCCAAATGAGGTTGAAATCCAATGCGGTCCCAACAATATTCCCAGATCACCTCAAGCCTGAGAGGACAGTATTCCCAGATCACCCCAAGCCTGAGAGGACAATGGCCCCTTTGTCTGCAGCAGCGGTTAATAGAATGATCGTGGACCACGCATATTTTAAAACGTCAATCTCCGGTATGATACAAGTCTATAACACATAGTTTAAATATTTTACCTTTTTACCCACATTACTGGTATTGAAGAAATTGAGGGTATAGAGAGCTGCATGGTGCCATGGAAGTTGAGGTTAGTTGGGGACATGCCAGgaaacatgtacatgtgtgtgtgagatactgTAAGTCATCAATCCAGGGGCCAGTTAACCAAGGATCAATGGGGAAGCCTTGATGGAGGAACAATTATGAGAATTAAAATGGACTGGGCTGTCTCACAGCagaaaaaatatcaacatcCTGTATGAATGAAGAGGAACAGTATTCTGTTAAAACTGCTCCCTTCTTACAGCTGTACTcaatctccccttctctcttcttgCAGGGGTTTGAGTGTAAGCCTGTGTTGTGTACCAGCATGAGAGATGTTGAAATGGTTTGCTTTTCATCATTGCACATGGCTGTGTTTGCAGGACTACCAGAACACGAAGTGCAGGAGGAACACCCTGACCAGGAGATACCTTCGCTCAATGAAGCTGAAGTAACTGACAAAGAGAGGTTTGTGCACCACTCAAAACACAAGTGCTCTTGGCacagtggagggagggggaggagggggtgcatATTCTAGTAGGAAGTTAGAAATGCATACAGTTGGCAGCATAAGGATATCATTGCGTTCACAGCATACCGGTAATAAGACACATGGCCTACTGTTGATAAATTAAGGCAGACATAATgcagttaaaggagaattccggtgtgaaattgagcttaactgtaccgaaacatgttaaggtgtactcacacgtgttttagacgcactttcactcacccccagcattccgaactcctccgttttcagcctagcttacagtaggcttgaatctattagattgggcattacgtagcctatgcagctaaatcgctatttttactccacactgcattggttgacttctgagggtcctgacatttaaaacgagatacttagaactttggaagtgcacaggaagtttattaaaaaagactgtttattccatagacctaaaagaaattcaagcagtagcctaccttcaatttattcaagcagtaccttcatagaatctctccgctgggcgccatcttgtggtgaagtcgcgataagtcgactgacgagcacaaacgaacaggaaagacagggggacatattgcaaacattttgagctttgttactcatcatgctcatgtagacagtataactatatttcctatggaattactttagcaatatgttcccctgtccttcctgttcgttcgtgctcgtcagtcggcttatcgcgacttgattccaagatggcgcccagcggagagattctatgaaggcactgcttgtaaacagtcttttttttaataaacttcctgtgcatttccaaagttctcagtatctcgttttaaatgtcaggaccctcagaagtctaccaatgcagtgtggagttacttggaacctttttaatggtttaaaaatagcgatttagctgcataggctacgtaatgcccaatctaatagattcaagcctactgtaagctaggctgaaaacggaggagttcggaatgctgggggtgagtgaaagtgcgtctaaaacacgtgtgagtacaccttaacatgtttcggtacagttaagctcaatttcacaccggaattctcctttaatgcaGACATTATTTGtaccattcatttttttttctctggatgggatttttggaaataagctgtgtgtatggtatgttgATAAGTAACATGACTACTCTGTGTGTTCTAGATTGACCACTGTTACTACTCCCACTTCTGAAACTGTGGCATGCCCACCAATTGAATCATATACAGGTATGGACAACTTGAGCTGTttagtttgtgtttttgttggctAGTGGGTTGGTGGATGAGGAGAATGTTAGTctagaaaaacattttttttcctgaaaCCCATTTCTGTTGTGATTTTCATCTTCCATGCTTTCTGTTTACATGTACTTTAGTGCAGCCTTAGCTGGCTAACTTGAATATTTTTATACACAACACGTTACTTTCAAAATGTTAATAATTTTGCACTCAATGGTGATATTTTATGTAATCAAAGTTTTCTTTTACACGCTCATGCACAGTTTCATACTTTGTACGTACGCTACTTTCTAGGTTTGTACGTACTCAATGTCTCAaagtctttgtacatgagggCCTTGTTGAATATAGGCTATCCTATTGGTGGGCATAACTATTGGTAGGCTAGTTAACattgtattacattttaaataaatctACATTTAAATACAGTTTGTTACAACAAGTTTGTGTCCTATCTAAGTGTTTTTGTCCTGGAATAAACACAGTTCTAATCATGTTTACAAAAACTCTTTTTTTCATCTATTTCGCAGGTTCGGCAGGTGTCCTAGCTACGAAAGCTGTCGAGGTGAAAGAAGAGGACATCATTGAATTTATCGTTGGGGAACCTGAAGAGAGAACTGCACACACTACTAACGTGTCTGAGTCTCCTGAGACACACAGCATCGAGGGGCCCTGTGAAGTGGGAACTTGGGAACAAGCCACAGTGGAGAACACCACAAACTTGAAGTTTCAAGCCACTACTACTCAGATTGCCCAGGCTGTTATTTCGAATCTCAAAAACGAGAACGACTTCCTTCGAGTCCAGATTGCAAAGCTGGTCTCAGAACTGAGTGTTAAGCAGTGGACACATGAACAGGAAGTCCGTGATCTCCAGGAGAGGCTGGCGCTGTTGAAACAGAAGTGTTCATGTGGGGCCATGTCTGAAAGCACAAACACCACATCAGAAGCAGCGCATTCAAATGCCATGGTTGTCGAGATAAAGACAGAACCATTATAACATGTTAACAGGTTGAACTTATAAAACATTTAATGTTTTAGTGTCATATTTTGTTGTAGAACAACAGCTTGCTTTTTCACTCATGAATTCTTCATGAAAGATACTGTacaatgtgttttatttattttg encodes:
- the LOC134068912 gene encoding uncharacterized protein LOC134068912, giving the protein MACCFAPLCKHRSGGPTRCSLYRFPANDAKRRLWTRALRRADRKPNNNSRVCSCHFPKGKDHPPVLFPDGLPKNYTMARCAATGCTNQSNEVLKMYSFPTETDRRAKWLEMVSRKDLDFRDKLCQAHFEEDQFVGAKRGQMRLKSNAVPTIFPDHLKPERTVFPDHPKPERTMAPLSAAAVNRMIVDHAYFKTSISGLPEHEVQEEHPDQEIPSLNEAEVTDKERLTTVTTPTSETVACPPIESYTGSAGVLATKAVEVKEEDIIEFIVGEPEERTAHTTNVSESPETHSIEGPCEVGTWEQATVENTTNLKFQATTTQIAQAVISNLKNENDFLRVQIAKLVSELSVKQWTHEQEVRDLQERLALLKQKCSCGAMSESTNTTSEAAHSNAMVVEIKTEPL